A window from Salvia miltiorrhiza cultivar Shanhuang (shh) chromosome 2, IMPLAD_Smil_shh, whole genome shotgun sequence encodes these proteins:
- the LOC131011397 gene encoding uncharacterized protein LOC131011397 isoform X3, producing the protein MSILYRFKLFAAAASTTYLARSDESYKRETLPTELSTNVVMLTCESAAHGGVCDVYLVGTKHGYPESCRQVRDVIQFLKPHVVFLELCARRSGILTPVKITLGRVPVMATLGEMVSCLILRPLDTHATFLDIEKEELNDVDSVNRVILGLEKMVPSYVEIVVHERDRYMSTNLLKVASKHNSVVAVVGMGHLQGIQKNWKQPVDMEQLLQERGFAASVLRFINFR; encoded by the exons ATGTCCATATTATACCGTTTCAAACTCTTCGCCGCCGCCGCATCCACCACCTATCTGGCACGAAGCGACGAGAGTTATAAGAGGGAAACGCTGCCTACGGAACTCTCCACGAATGTGGTGATGCTCACGTGCGAGTCAGCCGCACACGGCGGCGTATGCGATGTGTATTTGGTCGGAACCAAGCACGGTTATCCG gaatCTTGTCGACAAGTTCGGGATGTGATACAATTCTTGAAACCACAT GTTGTTTTCTTGGAATTATGCGCTAGACGCAGTGGTATACTTACGCCTGTCAAG ATTACATTGGGGAGAGTACCGGTCATGGCGACTCTGGGGGAAATGGTCAGCTGTTTAATTCTAAGACCATTGGATACACATGCAACTTTTCTTGATATAGAAAAGGAG GAATTGAATGATGTTGACAGCGTGAATCGAGTAATTTTGGGGTTGGAGAAGATGGTACCTAGTTATGTGGAAATCGTTGTTCACGAGCGGGATCG ATATATGTCGACCAATTTATTAAAAGTCGCATCTAAACATAACTCAGTGGTTGCTGTCGTTGGAATGGGCCATTTACAAGGAATTCAAAAGAATTGGAAACAACCTGTTGAT ATGGAGCAACTTCTTCAGGAACGAGGCTTTGCAGCGTCTGTCCTAAGGTTTATTAATTTTCGTTAG
- the LOC131011397 gene encoding uncharacterized protein LOC131011397 isoform X1: MSILYRFKLFAAAASTTYLARSDESYKRETLPTELSTNVVMLTCESAAHGGVCDVYLVGTKHGYPESCRQVRDVIQFLKPHVVFLELCARRSGILTPVKNNGRISEFHVAYQEAMKYGANVILGDRPIEITLGRVPVMATLGEMVSCLILRPLDTHATFLDIEKEELNDVDSVNRVILGLEKMVPSYVEIVVHERDRYMSTNLLKVASKHNSVVAVVGMGHLQGIQKNWKQPVDMEQLLQERGFAASVLRFINFR, from the exons ATGTCCATATTATACCGTTTCAAACTCTTCGCCGCCGCCGCATCCACCACCTATCTGGCACGAAGCGACGAGAGTTATAAGAGGGAAACGCTGCCTACGGAACTCTCCACGAATGTGGTGATGCTCACGTGCGAGTCAGCCGCACACGGCGGCGTATGCGATGTGTATTTGGTCGGAACCAAGCACGGTTATCCG gaatCTTGTCGACAAGTTCGGGATGTGATACAATTCTTGAAACCACAT GTTGTTTTCTTGGAATTATGCGCTAGACGCAGTGGTATACTTACGCCTGTCAAG AATAATGGTCGAATCTCAGAATTTCATGTGGCATATCAAGAAGCAATGAAATATGGTGCCAATGTTATACTTGGTGATCGACCTATTGAG ATTACATTGGGGAGAGTACCGGTCATGGCGACTCTGGGGGAAATGGTCAGCTGTTTAATTCTAAGACCATTGGATACACATGCAACTTTTCTTGATATAGAAAAGGAG GAATTGAATGATGTTGACAGCGTGAATCGAGTAATTTTGGGGTTGGAGAAGATGGTACCTAGTTATGTGGAAATCGTTGTTCACGAGCGGGATCG ATATATGTCGACCAATTTATTAAAAGTCGCATCTAAACATAACTCAGTGGTTGCTGTCGTTGGAATGGGCCATTTACAAGGAATTCAAAAGAATTGGAAACAACCTGTTGAT ATGGAGCAACTTCTTCAGGAACGAGGCTTTGCAGCGTCTGTCCTAAGGTTTATTAATTTTCGTTAG